GGCACAAGCGCCTTTGCCTCCTGCACCAGCGCCTGGTCGCCTGTGACCAGAGCTGCCGGCACGCCAAAGTGCCCCGCCACCCCTGCGCTCAGCCCAAATTCGCCCACCGAGACGCCGTTGACGTGCACATCGTGGATAAGCGAGGCGGCAAAAGTATGATCCAGCACCGCCCCTTCTGTTCCCGTCTTCGCATGATAGCCGATGAAGAAGGCCGCATCCACCGAGCTTTCGATCCCTTCCATCATCGACAGCGACTTGCGCGTGCCGGTGAGCAAGGTCGCTTTGGGGTGAAGACGGTCGATGAGCAGGTTAGTCATGTTGTGGTGCGCATCGTTGACCACGACTTCGCGGGCCCCGCCCTGCAAAGCCCCCTCCACGGCGGCGTTCACTTCTTGGACCATCCACTCCCGGGCCTGGGCATAAGCCGGAGAAGATGGCAACACTTGCTCCAAGAGCACCACCCCATTTACCCCTTCCAAATCCGCCGAGATGAATACCTTCATGACGCTGTTCGCCTTCCTCTGCCAATTACCTACACCATCACCTGCCCTTCTTGGACGACCACCTTGCCGTCGATCTCGATTGTCGGCGCAAAGAGGATGCCGTCCAGATGGAAGGGCACGTTCACTGTGCCGCCAAAGGAGCAATTGTTGCCCAAGGCCACGTGGGCAGTGCCCAGCACCTTGCGGTCTTCGGCCATGCACCCGGTTATCCGCGCGGCAGCGTTGGTGCCGATGCCCAGCTCAGCTAAGGTGCGTGCCTCTGGGCCAAAGGAGCGCAGCGCCTCCCGCAGCTTCGCGCAGGCTTGACCTCCGCGGATCACTGCAACCCGCCCTTCCTTGACGTCGAGAACAATCGGGTGGTCGGGTCGTGCCCTTCCCCCGAACCCATGCTCGACCACAATTCTGCCTTCCGTTGTGTCACTTTGCGGGCCAATGCAGGCCATCCCCGCGGGCATAGTCGAGAATGCCCCACGCTGGTGTGCCAACCCCGCGTCGGCGATGCCTTTCTTGCCCTCCAGGGAGAACCAGGCGTCGGTGCCTACCGGGGTAGTC
This portion of the candidate division KSB1 bacterium genome encodes:
- a CDS encoding M55 family metallopeptidase, which gives rise to MKVFISADLEGVNGVVLLEQVLPSSPAYAQAREWMVQEVNAAVEGALQGGAREVVVNDAHHNMTNLLIDRLHPKATLLTGTRKSLSMMEGIESSVDAAFFIGYHAKTGTEGAVLDHTFAASLIHDVHVNGVSVGEFGLSAGVAGHFGVPAALVTGDQALVQEAKALVPAIEAVVVKEGVSRTAARCYPFAKTLEDIRLMAKRAIQHLSDKQPLRFEEPIRLAIDFQKTEQADLAASIPGMQREGGCTVTFEADDFLSAYRAFVAAFRIANQ
- a CDS encoding aminopeptidase; translation: MTKLQRAARLVLTQCLNTKQTESVVVVADAPMMELAQLLLSAARRISADSVLVELPRPYRNGAEPPAPVSRIMALADVVLLVTSGHLRHSEARRMACRRGARIVDMSGVTAEALRRALDVDYQDLTRRTRKLADVLTIGHRAHLTTPVGTDAWFSLEGKKGIADAGLAHQRGAFSTMPAGMACIGPQSDTTEGRIVVEHGFGGRARPDHPIVLDVKEGRVAVIRGGQACAKLREALRSFGPEARTLAELGIGTNAAARITGCMAEDRKVLGTAHVALGNNCSFGGTVNVPFHLDGILFAPTIEIDGKVVVQEGQVMV